From Sphingomonas hengshuiensis, one genomic window encodes:
- a CDS encoding DNA primase family protein — translation MADRDSGPLVPDGGPESGAALRRSRRELNDRGNAYRLADVAAGKLLFVGELGRAGEWVHFNSQRWSLRDGKARALSLAMAVCDAIMDEARAVRMASPDELRAVYGPKFTAEMADERAVQLFAWAMKSGNSERCGGMLKQAQGIVDDQDRFLMRAALEDFDCDPLAFHCRNGTVRFKRDLMTGKWVPRFDQGHRPGDMFMRMAEVDFVDGAQAPKWTERLVLLHTDPVARTAFKRIYGMCTTALISDQAFYVYQGKGGDGKSLTNKVVGELMGDYFLSASPQTFLESKEQNSASHQSDIVRLRGDVRLVVIDEPRKGSTWSSQRIKQVTGSNVTARGAHAVEEITFRPHFKLIAECNNMPRAPSDDRGFRRRLKLYPWTVQFGVTPGVEDRPEDEVAAELRAEASGILNWMIEGACEWLECREIPEPEMSRRAMSSFWATGSAMSEWIEARCTLTDPEASSGATDLYQDFKEFCRDVRGDKDEAILSQTRFGTLLNELQVYADKDSAGRKVRRGIRLCGVERSGALGGTDWIVP, via the coding sequence ATGGCTGATCGCGATTCCGGCCCGCTGGTGCCCGATGGCGGGCCTGAGTCCGGGGCGGCGCTTCGGCGGTCGCGGCGAGAGTTGAACGATCGCGGCAATGCCTATCGTCTCGCCGATGTAGCTGCGGGTAAGCTCTTATTCGTCGGCGAGCTGGGACGTGCCGGCGAATGGGTTCATTTCAATAGCCAGCGTTGGAGCCTGCGCGACGGCAAGGCAAGGGCGCTGTCGCTGGCAATGGCGGTGTGCGACGCGATCATGGATGAAGCGCGGGCGGTGCGCATGGCGTCGCCGGATGAATTGCGGGCTGTCTATGGCCCGAAGTTTACCGCTGAAATGGCCGATGAGCGCGCGGTGCAACTGTTCGCCTGGGCGATGAAATCCGGCAACAGCGAACGGTGCGGCGGCATGCTGAAGCAGGCGCAGGGCATCGTCGACGATCAGGATCGCTTTCTGATGCGTGCGGCGCTGGAGGATTTCGACTGCGATCCCCTGGCGTTCCATTGTCGCAACGGCACGGTGCGTTTCAAGCGCGACCTGATGACGGGGAAATGGGTTCCTCGGTTCGATCAAGGCCATAGACCGGGTGACATGTTCATGCGGATGGCGGAGGTGGATTTCGTCGACGGTGCGCAGGCGCCGAAGTGGACCGAGCGCCTTGTGCTGCTGCACACGGATCCGGTGGCGCGGACCGCGTTCAAGCGCATCTATGGCATGTGTACGACGGCGCTGATCAGCGACCAGGCCTTTTACGTTTATCAGGGTAAGGGCGGCGACGGCAAATCGCTGACCAACAAGGTCGTCGGCGAGCTGATGGGAGACTATTTCCTGTCGGCGAGCCCGCAGACGTTCCTCGAAAGCAAGGAACAGAATTCGGCATCGCATCAGAGCGACATTGTCCGTCTTCGCGGCGACGTGCGTCTGGTAGTGATCGACGAACCGCGCAAGGGCAGCACCTGGTCAAGTCAGCGTATCAAGCAGGTGACCGGCAGCAACGTCACCGCGCGTGGCGCCCATGCCGTGGAGGAAATCACCTTCCGCCCCCATTTCAAGCTGATCGCCGAGTGCAACAATATGCCCCGCGCGCCCAGCGACGATCGCGGCTTTCGGCGCAGGTTGAAGCTCTATCCGTGGACCGTCCAGTTTGGCGTGACACCGGGCGTGGAGGATCGGCCCGAGGATGAGGTAGCGGCGGAGCTGCGCGCCGAGGCCAGCGGCATACTCAACTGGATGATCGAGGGCGCGTGCGAGTGGCTGGAGTGCCGTGAGATACCCGAGCCGGAGATGTCGCGCCGGGCCATGTCGAGTTTCTGGGCGACCGGCAGTGCGATGAGCGAGTGGATCGAGGCGCGCTGTACGCTCACCGATCCCGAAGCATCCAGTGGTGCGACTGACTTGTATCAGGATTTCAAGGAGTTCTGTCGGGACGTGCGGGGCGACAAGGATGAAGCAATTCTCTCGCAGACTCGGTTCGGGACGCTGCTCAACGAGTTGCAAGTCTATGCCGACAAGGACTCGGCGGGGCGCAAGGTGCGGCGCGGGATACGCCTTTGCGGCGTTGAGAGATCGGGCGCGCTCGGCGGCACGGATTGGATTGTGCCATGA
- the dnaG gene encoding DNA primase, with the protein MALSQQFLDELRARSPLSAMVGRALKLTKAGREYRACCPFHNEKTASFYVNDDKGFYHCFGCGAHGDAIRWLTEHEGLDFIEAVKTLADAAGMDVPAPSQAAQDRAARIDGIRPALEAAQALFARELEATGVAREYLAARGIDAAAIARFGMGWAPARSGYVRGLGVSFEAAVASGLIWQADGKWGETFRARITVPVHDARGRLIGFGGRLLTGDGPKYKNSPDSEIFDKGATLFNLHVAAPAARTAKRIIVVEGYMDVIALDSVGIAEVVAPMGTALTCGGPEALGGQLERLWRVVDRPILAFDGDVPGRAAAIRACTAALPHIAPGRSLAVALFPQGQDPDDVARSFDPAIPGGREEQGRRAVEAVLTEAVPIAALLFDAVAAGAAGDDPEAVAGVWQQLDTLARTIRDEETRAQYLAAWRARYEREVSLSGPSGPSVPALHSQIEAEGGGYAWPETQEASERNLIAIVRRLLELRAERAEINQSIRDIMAVSKAAGFAPGQINAVLRDLEADPSIREEKEAVWALYRRVMGVRGPIETAILPSPADARAPKVVTAMQRRLSRTMALIDAREVGNG; encoded by the coding sequence ATGGCGCTTTCTCAGCAATTCCTTGACGAGCTGCGCGCGCGGAGTCCGCTTTCGGCGATGGTCGGTCGCGCACTTAAGCTGACAAAGGCCGGGCGCGAGTATCGCGCCTGCTGCCCTTTCCACAACGAGAAAACGGCCAGCTTCTATGTCAACGACGACAAGGGATTTTATCACTGCTTTGGCTGCGGGGCACATGGCGATGCCATCCGGTGGCTGACCGAGCATGAGGGGCTGGATTTCATCGAAGCGGTCAAGACGCTGGCGGATGCGGCGGGGATGGACGTGCCCGCGCCGTCGCAGGCCGCGCAGGATCGGGCGGCCCGGATCGATGGCATTCGCCCCGCGTTGGAGGCGGCGCAGGCGCTGTTTGCTCGCGAGCTGGAGGCGACTGGGGTGGCCCGCGAGTATCTCGCCGCGCGGGGCATCGATGCGGCGGCAATAGCGCGTTTCGGCATGGGCTGGGCGCCGGCGCGATCGGGCTATGTTCGGGGATTGGGCGTGTCCTTCGAGGCAGCCGTCGCCAGTGGCCTGATCTGGCAGGCCGATGGGAAGTGGGGCGAGACATTCCGGGCGCGCATCACGGTTCCGGTACATGACGCGCGCGGTCGCCTGATCGGCTTTGGCGGCCGATTGCTGACCGGTGACGGACCGAAGTACAAAAACAGTCCGGATAGCGAGATATTCGACAAGGGCGCGACGCTGTTCAACCTACACGTCGCAGCGCCCGCGGCGCGGACGGCAAAGCGGATTATCGTCGTCGAAGGCTATATGGACGTCATCGCGCTGGACAGCGTGGGCATCGCCGAAGTGGTGGCGCCGATGGGCACCGCGCTGACCTGTGGCGGGCCCGAGGCGCTGGGCGGGCAGTTGGAGCGGCTGTGGCGGGTGGTGGATCGCCCTATACTGGCCTTTGACGGCGACGTGCCAGGGCGAGCGGCCGCCATCCGCGCCTGTACCGCCGCGTTGCCCCATATCGCCCCGGGCCGATCGCTGGCGGTGGCGCTGTTCCCCCAGGGGCAGGATCCCGACGATGTAGCCCGCAGTTTCGATCCCGCCATTCCGGGCGGGCGCGAGGAACAGGGCCGTCGCGCGGTGGAGGCCGTGTTGACCGAGGCGGTGCCGATCGCGGCGCTGCTTTTCGATGCGGTGGCAGCGGGGGCCGCTGGCGATGATCCGGAGGCGGTGGCGGGCGTGTGGCAGCAGCTCGACACGCTCGCCCGCACGATCCGCGACGAAGAGACGCGGGCGCAATATCTTGCGGCGTGGCGGGCGCGGTATGAGCGCGAGGTGAGCCTATCCGGACCGTCCGGACCGTCGGTGCCTGCATTGCATAGCCAAATAGAGGCGGAGGGCGGCGGCTATGCGTGGCCCGAAACGCAAGAGGCAAGCGAGCGTAACCTGATCGCGATCGTGCGGCGGTTGCTGGAGTTGCGGGCGGAACGTGCCGAGATCAACCAATCGATCCGGGATATTATGGCTGTGTCCAAGGCGGCAGGTTTCGCGCCCGGCCAGATCAATGCGGTGTTGCGCGACCTGGAGGCTGATCCGTCTATCCGAGAGGAAAAGGAGGCCGTCTGGGCCTTGTACCGTCGGGTGATGGGGGTGCGTGGACCGATTGAAACCGCGATATTGCCGAGTCCGGCGGATGCTCGCGCCCCCAAGGTAGTTACGGCGATGCAGCGCCGCCTGTCGCGCACCATGGCGTTGATCGACGCGCGGGAGGTGGGCAATGGCTGA
- a CDS encoding phage Gp37/Gp68 family protein produces MADGTKIEWTDATVNAVNGCTVLSPGCKRCYAMRQAHRFEARRGLTQHTAGGMVWTGEVRLNEKALLQPLAWKRPRRIFWNAHGDLFHENVPDAWIDKVFAVCALTPQHQHQILTKRSARMRAYLSDPRMPQRVALVCFDMNRAGLVKFSALFAALGDRERDEDAEFVPIPLANVWLGVSVEDQRRADDRIPDLLATPGAVRFLSVEPLLGPVDLDIFPVFGPSRERLLHWVIVGGESGHGARPMHPAWVRSLRDQCADADVPFFFKQWGEWLPWEPGCPPEWQSQSGLREDHHALFPDDIDADPKWDDGIWAVPDHDHFAFQRVGKKAAGRMLDGATHDGMPA; encoded by the coding sequence ATGGCTGACGGGACCAAGATCGAATGGACCGATGCCACGGTCAACGCCGTCAACGGTTGCACCGTGCTCTCGCCGGGCTGCAAGCGCTGCTACGCGATGCGTCAGGCGCATCGGTTCGAGGCGCGGCGCGGCCTGACGCAGCATACCGCCGGCGGCATGGTCTGGACGGGCGAGGTTCGCCTCAACGAGAAGGCGCTGCTGCAACCGCTCGCGTGGAAGCGTCCTCGGCGGATATTCTGGAATGCGCATGGCGACCTGTTCCATGAGAATGTGCCCGACGCATGGATCGACAAGGTGTTCGCGGTCTGCGCGCTGACGCCGCAGCACCAGCACCAGATCCTGACGAAGCGGTCGGCGCGGATGCGGGCGTATCTGTCTGATCCACGGATGCCGCAGCGGGTGGCGCTGGTCTGTTTCGACATGAACCGCGCGGGACTGGTGAAGTTCTCCGCCCTGTTCGCTGCGTTGGGTGATCGCGAGAGGGACGAGGATGCCGAGTTTGTCCCGATACCTCTGGCGAACGTCTGGCTTGGCGTGTCGGTTGAGGATCAGCGGCGCGCCGACGATCGCATCCCTGATTTGCTCGCAACGCCCGGCGCGGTGCGATTCCTGTCCGTCGAGCCGCTGTTGGGCCCGGTCGACTTAGACATATTTCCGGTCTTCGGGCCGTCGCGCGAACGTCTGTTACATTGGGTTATTGTCGGCGGTGAAAGCGGACACGGCGCCCGCCCGATGCACCCGGCCTGGGTGCGCTCGCTGCGCGACCAGTGCGCCGATGCGGACGTGCCGTTCTTCTTCAAGCAATGGGGGGAGTGGTTGCCGTGGGAACCGGGCTGCCCACCTGAATGGCAATCGCAAAGCGGACTTCGCGAAGATCATCACGCGCTTTTTCCGGACGACATTGATGCCGACCCGAAGTGGGATGATGGCATTTGGGCGGTGCCGGATCATGACCATTTTGCGTTTCAGCGGGTCGGGAAGAAGGCGGCAGGGCGGATGCTCGACGGCGCGACGCATGACGGGATGCCCGCATGA
- a CDS encoding phage regulatory CII family protein: MTPALRHLKHRTRMLIEAVGGLDAAATYTRIGKSDLQRCYSFEHPDRFLAIDVAVDLERVAADREGAPHLIGAVCDMIGGAFAALPAGVPCDGDLIGSVGSVAREAADVTQAICAAIADGPMSEARIDAIRIEIAQAHAALAVVDLQLQMRRGRA, encoded by the coding sequence ATGACGCCCGCGCTGCGCCACCTGAAGCATCGCACGCGCATGCTGATCGAAGCGGTCGGCGGGCTGGATGCGGCGGCGACCTATACGCGGATCGGCAAGAGCGACCTGCAGCGTTGCTATTCGTTCGAGCATCCCGACCGTTTCCTGGCGATTGACGTCGCCGTCGACCTGGAGCGGGTGGCGGCGGACCGCGAGGGCGCTCCGCACCTGATCGGGGCGGTGTGCGACATGATCGGCGGTGCGTTTGCGGCGTTGCCCGCCGGGGTGCCGTGCGACGGCGACCTGATCGGATCGGTCGGCAGCGTGGCGCGCGAGGCGGCGGACGTGACGCAGGCGATCTGTGCCGCGATTGCCGATGGGCCGATGAGCGAGGCGCGGATCGATGCGATCCGTATCGAGATCGCCCAGGCGCATGCCGCGCTGGCGGTGGTGGACCTGCAATTGCAGATGCGGCGGGGGCGGGCATGA
- a CDS encoding helix-turn-helix domain-containing protein, with the protein MKTAPLLIRSIRDERGQSLDELAAAIGVGSRGYMSRIENGKVQCSPRIALAIEQWSGGRIPAEQLSADVALVVAARSLSRPIEDCAVHNSVNTPSPEGTSPGKPGEVSPGLSAIRLQSLPSSRRLWPKGRAAYRPSPKDWTHDDAPPENHRRRGCRARRRDGVCQCTCCRASSAVFSSISPSASAACGVNVICRS; encoded by the coding sequence ATGAAGACCGCACCCCTTTTGATACGCTCGATACGCGATGAGCGCGGCCAATCGCTGGACGAACTTGCCGCTGCCATCGGTGTTGGAAGCCGGGGCTATATGAGCCGCATCGAGAATGGAAAGGTGCAGTGCTCGCCCCGCATCGCGCTGGCCATCGAGCAATGGTCGGGCGGCAGGATTCCTGCCGAACAGTTGAGCGCCGATGTCGCGCTTGTCGTTGCAGCTCGCTCATTGTCGCGGCCCATAGAGGATTGCGCTGTTCACAACTCCGTAAATACCCCTAGCCCCGAGGGCACGTCACCGGGAAAACCCGGCGAAGTTTCCCCCGGTCTCTCCGCGATCCGTCTCCAGTCGCTCCCGTCCTCCCGGCGACTGTGGCCAAAGGGGAGGGCGGCGTATCGGCCCTCCCCGAAGGACTGGACGCATGACGACGCGCCGCCCGAAAATCACCGTCGGCGTGGATGTCGGGCGCGACGGCGTGACGGTGTGTGTCAGTGCACCTGTTGCCGCGCAAGTTCCGCCGTCTTCAGCAGCATCAGCCCAAGCGCCTCTGCCGCCTGTGGTGTCAATGTCATTTGCAGATCCTGA
- a CDS encoding helix-turn-helix domain-containing protein, translating to MTEGQPNWFLREWIADKKMRQKDLLDRTQWQKSKLSKLVNGGSNYTRETLNALAVALGIEPYELLMRPERARAIREFEYSAYKLAAEGRMPFRPE from the coding sequence ATGACCGAGGGGCAGCCGAACTGGTTTTTGCGCGAGTGGATCGCCGACAAAAAGATGCGCCAGAAAGACCTTCTCGACCGAACGCAGTGGCAGAAGAGCAAGCTCAGCAAACTGGTCAACGGCGGCTCGAATTACACGCGCGAAACGCTCAACGCTCTGGCGGTCGCGCTCGGCATAGAGCCCTATGAATTGCTCATGCGGCCCGAACGGGCGCGCGCAATCCGCGAGTTCGAATACAGCGCATACAAACTGGCGGCCGAGGGCAGGATGCCCTTCAGGCCGGAGTAG
- a CDS encoding tellurite resistance TerB family protein has product MAPGEPPEFKANVPEDFEEEETPDSREPPAPATSISGFTCIIDYADSKGRDSTRRITCVRLENNAGTEYLRAFCHERRSHRLFRCDRIETYYDIETGEVLNIGSILGGNPVMLRQAAPLHWGLSPRDYADIIAGLNILVFVARCDKHWHPMEQAAIDSFVETFWLHSGFRQDIPIDDIIAHAAKLRPDSEIFYGALLRAAERRTLRNTIRKHIAAVIEADGVVTDEEFYWGNQVESYLSGN; this is encoded by the coding sequence GTGGCGCCGGGCGAGCCGCCGGAATTCAAGGCCAACGTTCCGGAGGATTTCGAAGAGGAAGAAACGCCCGACTCCCGCGAGCCACCCGCGCCGGCGACCAGCATCAGCGGGTTCACGTGCATCATCGATTATGCCGATTCGAAAGGGCGCGACAGCACGCGGCGGATCACCTGCGTCCGCTTGGAGAACAACGCCGGCACGGAATATCTGCGGGCCTTCTGCCATGAACGTCGCAGCCACCGCCTGTTTCGGTGCGACCGGATCGAAACCTATTACGACATCGAAACCGGCGAGGTCCTGAATATCGGCTCTATCCTCGGCGGGAACCCGGTTATGCTCCGCCAGGCCGCGCCCCTGCACTGGGGTCTCTCCCCACGGGATTACGCCGACATCATCGCCGGGCTGAACATCCTGGTGTTCGTCGCCCGCTGCGACAAGCACTGGCACCCGATGGAACAGGCGGCGATCGACAGTTTCGTAGAGACCTTCTGGCTGCACAGCGGGTTTCGCCAAGACATTCCGATCGACGACATCATCGCCCACGCCGCCAAACTCCGTCCCGATTCGGAGATTTTCTACGGTGCCCTTCTCCGCGCCGCGGAGCGCCGCACTCTCCGCAATACGATCCGCAAGCATATAGCCGCCGTGATCGAGGCCGACGGCGTCGTCACCGACGAAGAATTCTACTGGGGAAATCAGGTCGAAAGCTATCTATCGGGCAACTAG
- a CDS encoding DUF6948 domain-containing protein, which produces MKRVLVTTAHRGVFAGEIADDQDLSVKAMPLKNARMAIRFGTTRGLMQLAETGPTSSSKISAPADIPMLHDITALFAVTEEAWAAWNS; this is translated from the coding sequence ATGAAGCGCGTATTGGTAACGACTGCTCACCGTGGCGTGTTCGCGGGCGAAATCGCCGACGATCAGGACCTGAGCGTCAAGGCAATGCCCCTCAAGAACGCTCGAATGGCCATTCGCTTCGGCACGACTCGCGGGCTCATGCAGCTTGCCGAAACCGGGCCGACGTCGAGCAGCAAGATCAGTGCCCCTGCTGACATTCCGATGCTCCACGACATCACCGCCCTGTTCGCGGTTACCGAGGAGGCATGGGCTGCATGGAACAGCTGA
- a CDS encoding DUF4326 domain-containing protein codes for MSQSFSRATGSEGRSAPPINARSPDQQPVRFHRTRRRNASTPPGAVYVGRPTIWGNPFSDRPRIGHARSVILYRSWLAGDLSPHVIRCAGFSENEINALARWRASLIPRLQSLRRRDLQCWCPLTSAWCHADTLLRVVNQMHMDLAA; via the coding sequence ATGAGCCAGTCCTTTTCCCGAGCGACAGGATCGGAGGGGCGTTCCGCCCCTCCGATCAATGCCCGATCGCCCGACCAACAGCCTGTTCGTTTCCACCGCACGCGGAGGCGCAACGCTTCCACGCCGCCAGGCGCTGTGTACGTCGGACGCCCGACTATCTGGGGCAACCCGTTCAGCGACCGCCCACGCATCGGACATGCCCGAAGCGTGATTCTCTATCGCTCTTGGCTGGCAGGCGACCTCAGCCCCCATGTCATTCGGTGCGCCGGGTTCAGTGAAAACGAAATCAACGCACTCGCAAGATGGCGCGCATCGCTCATACCGCGCCTGCAATCCCTCAGACGACGGGACTTGCAATGCTGGTGCCCGCTCACCTCCGCATGGTGCCATGCGGACACGCTTCTGCGGGTGGTCAACCAGATGCACATGGACTTGGCCGCGTGA
- a CDS encoding phosphoadenosine phosphosulfate reductase domain-containing protein: MAIDNLFAGGARMVHADAVELTLASLRAYWDRHEHIAVAWSGGKDSTAALTLLIHFIDIGELPQPERLYVLYADTRQELPPIQASAELIMAKLRERNWIEVIVVRAPIEKRFMPYILGRGVPPPNNNTLRWCTRQIKVEPMIAAMTEVLASIPGSLLTITGVREGESAIRDGRIRMSCSKDGAECGQGWYQQVLPEAAGLRGRTATLAPLLHWGVCTVWDWLKVFAPAPEFGGWPTAILADAYGGDDATEVNARTGCTGCPLASEDNALAVIVETEGWRHLSPLLELRPIYRWMRKPAQRLRKSGVERLKDGSIAKNPQRMGPLTLKARTTALSQILDIQARVCAGAVAAGTPERGIDLINAEEEVLIRQLIAARTFPAKWDGDEPSATAWLDAVYGDGTVQPILFRDLVGS; encoded by the coding sequence ATGGCGATCGACAACCTCTTCGCTGGCGGCGCGCGCATGGTGCATGCGGACGCCGTTGAGCTAACCCTCGCCTCTCTGCGCGCCTATTGGGACCGTCACGAACATATCGCCGTCGCATGGTCGGGCGGCAAAGACAGCACCGCGGCTCTGACGCTGCTGATCCACTTTATCGACATCGGCGAGCTGCCGCAGCCTGAGCGGCTGTACGTCTTGTACGCGGACACACGACAGGAACTGCCGCCGATCCAGGCTTCGGCAGAGCTGATAATGGCCAAGCTGCGCGAGCGGAACTGGATCGAGGTGATCGTCGTGCGCGCACCGATCGAAAAGCGGTTCATGCCGTATATTCTCGGGCGAGGGGTGCCGCCGCCCAACAACAACACGCTGCGGTGGTGCACACGTCAGATCAAGGTCGAACCGATGATCGCCGCCATGACGGAGGTTTTGGCGTCCATCCCCGGATCACTTCTGACGATCACTGGCGTGCGGGAGGGCGAAAGCGCGATCCGCGATGGCCGCATCCGCATGTCGTGTTCGAAGGACGGCGCCGAATGCGGTCAAGGCTGGTATCAGCAGGTACTGCCCGAGGCAGCGGGCCTACGCGGGCGCACAGCCACGCTCGCGCCCCTACTCCACTGGGGAGTGTGCACCGTCTGGGATTGGCTGAAGGTCTTTGCCCCTGCGCCGGAATTCGGAGGCTGGCCTACCGCCATTTTGGCGGACGCCTATGGCGGCGACGATGCCACCGAAGTCAACGCGCGCACGGGCTGCACGGGCTGTCCGCTCGCCAGCGAGGATAATGCACTTGCTGTCATCGTCGAGACCGAGGGATGGCGGCACCTGTCCCCGTTGCTCGAATTGCGCCCGATCTACCGGTGGATGCGCAAGCCGGCGCAGCGCCTTCGCAAATCCGGCGTCGAGCGCCTCAAAGATGGTTCGATCGCGAAGAACCCGCAGCGCATGGGCCCGCTCACGCTGAAGGCGCGCACGACCGCGCTGTCTCAAATATTGGATATTCAGGCGCGGGTCTGCGCGGGTGCCGTAGCCGCCGGCACTCCAGAGCGCGGCATCGATCTTATCAATGCCGAGGAAGAGGTGCTGATCCGCCAGCTGATCGCCGCCCGGACGTTCCCGGCAAAGTGGGATGGTGACGAACCCAGCGCCACCGCGTGGCTCGATGCCGTGTACGGCGACGGCACGGTACAGCCGATCCTCTTTCGTGACCTGGTGGGATCATGA
- a CDS encoding recombinase family protein produces the protein MPSPQPRTAIYARFSTELQHDRSIDDQVALCRAYAQREGLAVVAVHADRARSGGSTMGRDGLQALLAQAREGAIDVVLVEALDRLSRDMEDLAGIHKRLTFQGVQIRAVHEGAVNTVLVGLRGLIGQLYREDNAHKIRRGQEGRARAGLSPGGLPYGYAPVPGEPGKRRIVEDQAAVIRRICADFVAGHNARAIAGALNAEGVPAPGGGKWNASTINGSPARGIGILNNEIYAGRLVWNRVRMVRDPDSGRRLSRPNADGQRSTTALPDMAIVPEPLWQQVRDRLSARAATKPWQSRRPRRPLSGLLRCGACGAGMAAMGSDKSGRTRIRCSGHRERGDCPDPRSYYLDTVERAVLDGLKREMRDPRLIAEYARAYHAERQRLAADTIAHRADLERRLAAIGKEADRVTDWLIKGVGDPARLDARAKQLMTEEVDLRARLADAEQPANVVTLHPQALARYAQQLERLSESLGKAIDLGEHDAAAAIRELVETVTLRRGADGGIEIEVQGRLNSLLLPPPALRAVSGGLPVAEEGLEPPTPGL, from the coding sequence ATGCCCAGCCCCCAGCCCCGCACCGCCATCTACGCCCGATTCTCAACCGAGCTTCAGCACGATCGCTCGATAGACGATCAGGTCGCGCTCTGCCGCGCCTATGCGCAGCGCGAAGGGCTGGCCGTCGTCGCGGTCCACGCCGATCGCGCGCGCTCGGGCGGGTCCACCATGGGGCGCGACGGGCTGCAGGCGCTGTTGGCGCAGGCGCGCGAGGGCGCGATCGACGTGGTGCTGGTGGAGGCGCTCGATCGCCTGTCGCGCGACATGGAGGATCTGGCGGGCATCCACAAACGCCTGACTTTTCAGGGGGTGCAGATCCGCGCGGTGCACGAAGGCGCCGTCAATACCGTGCTGGTCGGGCTGCGCGGCCTGATCGGCCAGCTTTATCGCGAGGATAACGCGCACAAGATCAGGCGCGGCCAGGAAGGGCGGGCGCGCGCCGGCCTGTCCCCCGGCGGCCTGCCCTATGGCTATGCCCCGGTCCCCGGCGAACCCGGCAAGCGCCGAATCGTCGAGGATCAGGCCGCCGTCATCCGCCGCATCTGCGCCGATTTCGTCGCCGGGCATAATGCGCGCGCCATCGCCGGGGCGCTCAATGCAGAAGGCGTGCCCGCGCCCGGCGGCGGCAAGTGGAATGCCTCGACCATCAACGGCTCGCCCGCGCGCGGGATCGGCATACTCAACAACGAAATCTATGCGGGCCGTCTGGTGTGGAACCGCGTCCGCATGGTCCGCGATCCCGATTCGGGCCGCCGCCTGTCCCGCCCCAATGCCGATGGCCAGCGCAGCACCACCGCCCTGCCCGACATGGCGATCGTCCCAGAGCCGCTATGGCAACAGGTCCGAGACAGGCTGTCCGCGCGTGCCGCCACCAAACCATGGCAGAGCCGCCGCCCGCGCCGCCCCCTCTCGGGCCTGCTCCGCTGCGGCGCCTGTGGCGCGGGCATGGCGGCGATGGGCAGCGACAAGAGCGGGCGCACGCGCATCCGCTGTTCGGGCCACCGCGAACGCGGCGACTGCCCCGATCCGCGCAGCTATTATCTCGACACGGTCGAACGCGCGGTGCTGGACGGCCTGAAACGCGAAATGCGCGATCCCCGCCTGATCGCCGAATATGCCCGCGCCTATCACGCGGAGCGCCAGCGCCTCGCCGCCGATACGATCGCCCACCGCGCCGATCTGGAGCGCCGCCTGGCCGCGATCGGCAAAGAGGCCGACAGGGTCACCGATTGGCTGATAAAGGGCGTGGGCGACCCCGCCCGGCTCGACGCGCGGGCAAAGCAGTTGATGACCGAGGAAGTCGATCTCCGCGCCCGCCTCGCCGACGCCGAACAGCCCGCGAACGTGGTGACGCTCCACCCCCAGGCCCTCGCCCGATACGCGCAGCAGCTCGAGCGCCTGTCCGAATCGCTCGGCAAGGCGATCGACCTCGGCGAACACGACGCCGCCGCCGCGATCCGCGAGCTGGTCGAAACCGTCACCCTGCGCCGCGGCGCGGACGGCGGTATCGAGATAGAGGTGCAGGGCAGGCTCAACAGCCTACTGCTACCCCCACCGGCACTGCGCGCCGTTTCGGGGGGATTACCGGTAGCGGAGGAGGGACTTGAACCCCCGACCCCAGGATTATGA
- a CDS encoding 2'-5' RNA ligase family protein, which yields MSAPAPLIVTALFGRQDQAWFDAMRREHYPAERNQLAAHLTLFHHLPPSVAEELKHRLAQETRGLRAPQARITGLISLGRGVAYRIESPELEAIRARLVDAFAGLLTPQDAGRWRPHITVQNKVTPSLAKVVLGALSRDFRPRPVALAGLASWWYRGGPWEAHSRHLFA from the coding sequence TTGAGCGCACCCGCGCCGCTCATCGTCACGGCGCTGTTCGGGCGGCAGGACCAGGCGTGGTTCGATGCGATGCGCCGCGAACATTATCCCGCCGAGCGCAACCAGCTTGCCGCGCATCTGACGCTGTTCCACCACCTCCCGCCCTCGGTCGCGGAGGAACTGAAGCACCGACTGGCGCAGGAGACGCGCGGGCTGCGCGCGCCGCAGGCCCGAATCACCGGGCTGATCTCGCTGGGGCGCGGCGTCGCCTACCGGATCGAATCGCCCGAGCTGGAGGCGATCCGGGCGCGGCTGGTCGATGCCTTTGCCGGGCTGCTGACCCCGCAGGACGCCGGGCGGTGGCGCCCGCACATCACCGTCCAGAACAAGGTCACGCCGTCGCTCGCTAAGGTCGTTCTCGGCGCTCTGTCGCGGGATTTCCGGCCGCGCCCGGTCGCATTGGCGGGGCTGGCGAGCTGGTGGTATCGCGGTGGGCCGTGGGAAGCGCATTCGCGGCACTTGTTCGCTTGA